A genome region from Nocardia sp. NBC_00565 includes the following:
- a CDS encoding DEAD/DEAH box helicase: MDAFGVLDRIVDDYQAFVSGFLNIKDPEVKQKVESEIANGLLWPEPWLALNPAFEPGGTVTDLVDRELLHPATREIFRVRTEDDRFGREISFHRHQSDAFEIAQRGESYVLTTGTGSGKSMSYIVPIVDRVLREGSGRGVRAIVVYPMNALANSQRGELQKFLGSDKPKVTFGRYTGQESRKERETILQDPPDILLTNYVMLELMLTRPKERSGLITSAAELAFLVLDELHTYRGRQGADVAMLIRRLRGAVGVRELQCIGTSATLAGPGTKAEQRQQVADLATRIFGADIPPANVIGETLRRATSGVADPAALADRLQLPTPSTWEELRCDPLAVWTEQEFGLREDDEGQLARQIPTRLRTAAESLAKQTDVDRHVCEEQLRELLLAGSRVRDTQDRPLFAFKLHQFIGKGDTAYATLDQPDRRYLTTQYQRSSPIGAKGQPLFPLAFCRECGQDFLVVNLDRSGENFSPRILNGGRGEQAEATGLLFITDDPWPTPTDPAIVDLVPEDWVIETGGLRVLDKGRRTRLPETYRVDSFGTITDDGLPVAFFETLHFCPSCRTSYESSQQSEFSRVASLGTEGRASAVTVLSQAVVRTLRAGTDLDPEARKFLVFSDNRQDASLQAGHFNDFVLVGLVRSALYRAVLAQQKVNPDEPLGDENLGPQVVAALGGDLADFAKDASTAHERIPRTKITRALRDAVTYRLWADLKRGWRITMPNLEQTGQLRLTYFGLDELAEDDAAWAACGQPLASAEPQTRQQVMRVLLDELRRKLCIESEFLTEEKYDSIKRASQDWLRAPWALSDETGVYSGIAYPGARPKFESGSGADLYLSGLGGYGRWLRRPERFPLHDHALKPADVDVLIESLLKVMADEGILTKIEERNRRVGYRVQASLIEWRADTGEFRAPDPIRGNQTEGRVNPFFRGFYAETAARLVGLEAREHTAQVESSKRQEREALFGAAKLPVLYCSPTMELGVDIKSLNVVGMRNVPPTPANYAQRSGRAGRSGQPAVVLTYCATGNAHDAYYFGRGQDMVAGAVAPPRLELGNQDLVRAHAHSIWLVVCDLDLKASMVDLLEIDEPGQPLRAEVLATIESPTSQARAVQAIARVLEATEEVTSAPWWTDTWVVDTVDTAARRFDQAAERWRSLYHEALVELDAANDILKNIGASEPSKRQARGRISEARAALDLLRGQVDDINQGDFYPYRYFASEGFLPGYSFPRLPLAAFIPAERRTRNGQGDYVQRPRFLAISEFGPGAFIYHEGARYEVNRVSLPSREDGSGVSITEIKRCNSCGYLHEANGPTSVEFCDHCGAGSLETLDRMMRLISVKTRRRDRISADEDERQRAGHEIVTTLRFVPHGERAGQLTSKLIVDGATTGTMTYGDTALIRRMNVGLRRRKDKHVKGHLLDTSEGRWAREADLDKNTHGDPVPRVRRVVPYVEDHRNALLLHLDPAIPQEVRMAAMYALKRAVEAVFQLESSELAVEPMPGGSGDHAWSRLLFFEAAEGGAGVLRRLATEDQQIRAVARKALDILHFDPDTGADRHRAEHAAEDCAQACYDCLLSYSNQWDHQHLDRHCVTDLLRDLMRATVEVGANGEDRSDQLRRLTGQSNSLEQHFLELLDEHGYRLPDTAQQLVDGYYVRPDFAFHTPGADVAVFIDGAIHDSAHQSEKDEQAQMKLIDEAGWMVLRFHHADADAGWLQIIEDNPDVFGQGRVGA; encoded by the coding sequence GTGGACGCATTCGGTGTGCTCGACAGGATCGTTGACGACTATCAGGCTTTCGTCTCCGGCTTCCTGAATATCAAGGACCCCGAAGTCAAGCAGAAGGTCGAATCCGAGATTGCCAACGGTCTGTTGTGGCCGGAGCCTTGGTTGGCTTTGAATCCGGCGTTCGAGCCGGGCGGCACCGTAACCGACCTCGTCGACCGCGAACTACTGCATCCGGCAACGCGCGAGATTTTCAGGGTCCGTACCGAGGACGACCGGTTCGGCCGGGAGATTTCGTTTCATCGTCATCAGAGCGATGCGTTCGAGATTGCCCAACGCGGCGAGTCATACGTGCTGACCACAGGCACCGGCTCCGGCAAGTCGATGTCCTACATCGTGCCGATCGTGGACCGGGTTCTGAGGGAAGGTTCTGGTCGCGGCGTCCGTGCAATAGTGGTGTATCCGATGAATGCACTGGCCAACAGTCAGCGCGGAGAGCTGCAGAAGTTTCTCGGCAGCGATAAGCCGAAAGTCACCTTCGGTCGCTACACCGGCCAGGAGTCCCGCAAAGAGCGCGAGACGATTCTGCAGGATCCCCCGGACATCCTGCTGACGAACTACGTGATGCTCGAGTTGATGCTCACTCGGCCCAAGGAACGCTCTGGGTTGATCACCAGTGCGGCGGAGCTGGCGTTCCTTGTACTCGACGAACTGCACACCTACCGCGGCCGACAGGGTGCCGACGTGGCGATGCTGATTCGTCGCCTGCGCGGCGCGGTCGGGGTGCGAGAGTTGCAATGCATCGGTACAAGCGCCACTCTCGCCGGTCCGGGTACCAAGGCCGAGCAACGCCAGCAGGTAGCGGACTTGGCCACGCGGATATTCGGCGCCGATATTCCCCCTGCGAACGTTATCGGTGAAACCCTCCGCCGCGCGACCTCGGGCGTAGCCGACCCAGCGGCATTGGCGGATCGGTTGCAGTTACCCACACCATCGACGTGGGAGGAGTTGCGCTGCGACCCGCTGGCAGTCTGGACCGAGCAAGAGTTCGGGCTTCGTGAGGACGACGAGGGCCAGCTCGCCCGGCAGATTCCCACTCGCTTGCGCACCGCGGCCGAGTCCTTGGCCAAACAGACTGATGTCGACCGGCATGTTTGCGAGGAGCAGCTGCGCGAACTGCTATTGGCGGGGTCCCGAGTGCGGGACACCCAGGATCGTCCGCTGTTCGCATTCAAGCTGCATCAGTTCATCGGCAAAGGCGACACAGCATATGCGACCCTCGACCAACCTGACCGCCGCTATCTGACCACCCAGTATCAGCGCAGCTCCCCGATCGGAGCCAAGGGGCAGCCACTGTTTCCATTGGCGTTCTGCCGTGAATGCGGCCAGGACTTTCTCGTCGTCAATCTCGACAGGAGCGGTGAGAACTTCAGCCCACGGATCCTCAATGGTGGTCGTGGGGAGCAAGCCGAAGCCACCGGGCTGTTGTTCATTACCGACGATCCGTGGCCCACCCCAACAGACCCGGCCATCGTTGATCTGGTTCCCGAAGACTGGGTGATCGAAACCGGTGGTCTCCGGGTACTCGACAAAGGCAGGCGCACCCGTCTTCCCGAGACGTACCGGGTTGATTCGTTCGGCACGATTACCGACGACGGTCTACCGGTCGCATTCTTCGAAACATTGCATTTCTGTCCCTCGTGCAGGACCAGCTATGAAAGCTCCCAGCAGTCGGAGTTTTCGCGTGTTGCAAGCTTGGGCACTGAGGGACGCGCCAGTGCGGTAACCGTGTTGTCGCAGGCCGTGGTGCGCACGCTGCGCGCTGGGACCGATCTCGATCCCGAGGCACGTAAGTTCCTGGTCTTTTCCGATAACCGTCAAGATGCCAGCCTGCAGGCGGGACATTTCAACGATTTCGTCCTTGTCGGACTGGTGCGTTCGGCTCTCTATCGCGCTGTCCTCGCCCAGCAGAAAGTCAATCCCGACGAACCGCTGGGGGACGAGAATCTCGGCCCCCAGGTGGTCGCTGCCCTCGGTGGTGACCTCGCGGACTTCGCGAAGGACGCATCCACCGCGCACGAGCGGATTCCGCGCACCAAGATCACCCGGGCGCTGCGTGATGCGGTCACGTACCGCCTGTGGGCCGATCTCAAACGTGGGTGGCGCATCACCATGCCCAATCTCGAGCAGACGGGGCAACTGCGATTGACCTATTTCGGGCTGGACGAACTTGCCGAGGACGATGCCGCATGGGCCGCCTGCGGCCAACCGCTCGCCAGCGCGGAACCGCAGACGCGTCAGCAGGTGATGCGCGTCCTGCTCGACGAACTTCGACGCAAACTGTGCATCGAATCGGAGTTCCTCACTGAGGAGAAGTACGACAGCATCAAGCGAGCGAGCCAGGACTGGCTGCGGGCGCCGTGGGCGCTGTCCGACGAGACCGGCGTGTACTCGGGTATCGCGTATCCCGGTGCCCGACCGAAATTCGAATCCGGGTCCGGTGCTGATCTGTATCTCTCAGGTCTCGGTGGGTATGGGCGCTGGCTGCGTCGACCCGAGCGGTTCCCGTTGCACGATCATGCACTCAAACCTGCCGACGTGGACGTCCTGATCGAATCGCTGCTAAAGGTGATGGCCGATGAAGGGATTCTCACCAAGATCGAGGAGCGCAACCGGCGCGTCGGTTATCGGGTCCAGGCGAGTCTGATTGAATGGCGTGCTGACACAGGCGAATTCCGGGCTCCGGATCCCATCCGCGGCAACCAGACCGAGGGAAGAGTCAACCCATTCTTCCGCGGCTTCTACGCCGAAACCGCCGCGCGGCTGGTCGGGCTGGAGGCCCGCGAACACACCGCTCAAGTTGAATCCAGTAAGAGGCAGGAGCGGGAAGCGTTGTTCGGCGCAGCGAAGCTGCCGGTCTTGTACTGCTCGCCAACGATGGAACTGGGCGTAGACATCAAGAGCCTCAATGTCGTCGGCATGCGGAACGTCCCCCCGACCCCAGCGAACTATGCCCAGCGTTCCGGGCGCGCCGGCCGGTCCGGTCAACCTGCCGTCGTGCTTACCTACTGTGCCACCGGAAATGCTCACGACGCCTACTATTTCGGCCGAGGCCAGGACATGGTCGCCGGAGCCGTCGCCCCGCCGCGCCTTGAGCTCGGTAACCAGGATCTGGTTCGTGCCCATGCCCACTCGATCTGGCTCGTCGTGTGCGACCTCGACCTAAAGGCCAGCATGGTCGACCTACTCGAGATCGACGAACCGGGCCAGCCGCTGCGAGCGGAAGTTCTCGCGACCATCGAATCTCCGACCAGCCAGGCGCGGGCCGTACAGGCTATCGCCAGGGTTCTCGAAGCAACCGAGGAGGTCACCTCGGCACCGTGGTGGACCGACACATGGGTTGTCGACACCGTTGACACCGCTGCCCGCCGGTTCGACCAGGCAGCTGAGCGATGGCGCAGCCTCTATCACGAGGCGCTGGTTGAACTCGACGCTGCCAATGACATCCTCAAAAACATCGGCGCCTCCGAACCATCCAAACGCCAAGCCCGTGGCCGGATCTCGGAGGCGCGCGCGGCACTGGACCTGCTCCGCGGGCAGGTCGACGACATCAACCAGGGGGACTTCTATCCCTATCGGTACTTCGCGTCCGAGGGGTTCCTGCCTGGCTACTCGTTCCCACGGCTTCCCTTGGCCGCGTTCATCCCCGCGGAGCGACGCACCAGGAACGGTCAAGGTGACTACGTTCAGCGGCCGCGATTCCTGGCGATCAGCGAGTTCGGACCTGGCGCCTTCATTTACCACGAGGGTGCCCGCTACGAGGTCAACCGGGTGAGCCTGCCCTCCCGTGAAGATGGCAGCGGTGTCAGCATCACCGAGATCAAGCGGTGCAACTCTTGCGGCTACCTGCACGAGGCGAACGGCCCGACCAGCGTCGAGTTCTGCGACCACTGCGGCGCGGGTTCACTCGAGACGCTGGACCGGATGATGCGCCTGATTTCGGTTAAGACCCGACGCCGTGACCGCATCAGCGCCGATGAGGACGAGCGTCAGCGCGCCGGCCACGAGATCGTTACTACTCTGCGGTTCGTCCCGCACGGAGAGCGCGCCGGGCAGTTGACCAGCAAACTGATCGTCGACGGCGCGACGACAGGCACCATGACCTACGGCGACACAGCGCTGATCCGCCGGATGAATGTCGGGTTGCGCCGCCGCAAAGACAAGCACGTCAAAGGTCATCTGCTTGACACATCGGAAGGCCGATGGGCGCGGGAAGCGGACTTGGACAAGAACACCCACGGTGATCCGGTGCCACGGGTCCGAAGAGTCGTACCGTACGTCGAGGACCATCGCAACGCACTACTGCTGCATCTCGACCCGGCCATTCCGCAGGAAGTGCGGATGGCCGCGATGTACGCGCTCAAACGCGCCGTCGAAGCGGTGTTCCAGCTCGAAAGCAGCGAGCTGGCTGTCGAGCCGATGCCCGGCGGCTCCGGCGACCACGCGTGGTCTCGGCTCTTGTTCTTCGAGGCCGCCGAAGGAGGAGCTGGTGTGTTGCGTCGGCTCGCGACCGAGGACCAGCAGATCCGCGCAGTGGCTCGCAAGGCCCTCGATATCCTGCACTTCGACCCGGATACCGGCGCCGACCGCCACCGCGCCGAGCACGCTGCGGAGGACTGCGCGCAAGCTTGCTACGACTGTCTGTTGTCCTACAGCAATCAGTGGGACCATCAGCACCTCGACCGGCACTGCGTCACCGACCTGCTACGGGACTTGATGCGGGCGACAGTGGAGGTCGGGGCTAACGGAGAAGATCGATCGGACCAGTTGCGCCGTCTCACGGGACAGAGCAACAGCCTCGAACAGCACTTCCTGGAACTGCTCGACGAGCACGGCTACCGGCTCCCCGATACAGCGCAACAACTCGTCGACGGCTACTACGTCCGCCCCGACTTCGCCTTCCACACACCCGGCGCGGACGTCGCGGTCTTCATCGACGGCGCCATCCACGATTCCGCACACCAATCCGAGAAGGACGAACAGGCCCAGATGAAACTCATCGACGAAGCCGGGTGGATGGTGCTGCGTTTCCACCATGCCGACGCTGATGCCGGCTGGCTGCAGATCATCGAGGACAACCCCGACGTGTTCGGCCAGGGGCGAGTCGGAGCATGA
- a CDS encoding inositol monophosphatase family protein, with the protein MSDVGSLWEALDEQLLPLLRRYRRNLASLQVDRKADNTLLSEADLATQTIIIETISRYFPGSRFVAEEDEAELPSSGEPTWIVDPIDGTSQFVSADGREFCSVVCLLDAGVPVAAYVLAPELGADRTPISIHWSGEVTANGQPAKQLAQSGRPRRASVTRSKDSAARKFETDLAEIGCVMKIRTTSQTLDMVRACIDLSAWTQAAEHQYDLFYRPDQKVWDGAAGIGLAIAMGRAATDGRGISPLPLGEQFLSQREPTFAETIAGDPDCVRWFVELLAEYRSG; encoded by the coding sequence GTGAGCGACGTCGGATCGTTGTGGGAGGCACTGGATGAGCAGCTGCTGCCGTTGCTCCGCCGATACCGACGCAACCTGGCGTCCCTGCAGGTCGACCGGAAAGCCGACAACACGCTGTTGTCGGAGGCAGACCTCGCCACACAGACGATCATCATCGAAACCATCAGTCGATACTTCCCGGGTTCCCGATTCGTCGCGGAAGAAGACGAGGCGGAGTTACCCAGCTCGGGTGAGCCGACGTGGATCGTCGATCCGATAGACGGCACGAGCCAGTTCGTTTCAGCCGATGGACGCGAGTTCTGTAGTGTCGTATGCCTTCTCGACGCCGGAGTCCCGGTGGCGGCATACGTCCTCGCACCCGAGTTGGGCGCCGACCGCACACCGATCTCGATCCATTGGTCCGGGGAAGTAACTGCGAACGGACAACCGGCCAAGCAACTGGCGCAATCGGGGAGACCGAGGCGAGCGTCGGTCACCCGAAGTAAGGATTCGGCCGCGCGGAAGTTCGAGACTGATCTCGCCGAGATCGGCTGTGTCATGAAGATCCGCACCACATCCCAAACCCTCGACATGGTCAGGGCCTGCATCGACCTTTCCGCGTGGACACAAGCCGCGGAGCATCAATACGACCTGTTCTACCGGCCCGACCAGAAGGTATGGGACGGAGCAGCGGGTATCGGTTTGGCTATCGCCATGGGGCGCGCGGCAACCGATGGCCGTGGGATCAGCCCGCTGCCGCTCGGTGAGCAGTTTCTGAGCCAGCGCGAGCCGACCTTCGCAGAGACGATTGCTGGCGATCCGGACTGCGTGCGGTGGTTCGTCGAGCTGCTGGCGGAGTACCGGAGCGGTTGA